Below is a window of Acidisarcina sp. DNA.
CCGGATTGCAGCACCGGTGCCGTGATCATGAAGATGATCAGCAGAACAAGCACAACGTCGACCAGCGGAGTAATGTTGATATCCGCCAGCGAGGTCTGTGTCCGGCCGTTGTTACTTGTGAAGGCCACGCACGGCCTCCCTCTCGATCGGGTCGGTGCCTGCGCGCAGGCTGATCTCTTCCATGCTGTTCAGCAACTCGCGGGAGAAATCGTCAAGACGTGCACCGAATTCGCGCAAACTCGATCCGAACGTGTTGTATGCGATCACCGCGGGAACAGCCACCAGCAATCCTGCGGCGGTGGTGATGAGTGCCTCGGAGATGCCGGGAGCCACCGCACGCAGCGTTGCGGCACCCGCAGTCCCCAACCCGTGAAAGGCGTCGACGATACCCATGATGGTGCCGAAAAGCCCGACGAAGGGCGAGACCGCTCCGATGGTGGCAAGCGAGGGCAGGCGCGACTCCATCACCGTAAGAGCTTCACTGGAGGCAGTCTGCGCTGCGCGTTCGAGGGCGG
It encodes the following:
- a CDS encoding MotA/TolQ/ExbB proton channel family protein — encoded protein: MTHIPVALLLVYLQQGDAAIPDAPRNSSAIIEMVQQSGPVAFSVLIVLLLASIYSWAIIFSKWTGFKRARRQSRRFLRAFRKASRLQEIAALSEEFKPSPLVNVFDEVYETYRRQTGGSGPPRNITALERAAQTASSEALTVMESRLPSLATIGAVSPFVGLFGTIMGIVDAFHGLGTAGAATLRAVAPGISEALITTAAGLLVAVPAVIAYNTFGSSLREFGARLDDFSRELLNSMEEISLRAGTDPIEREAVRGLHK